A part of Bosea sp. (in: a-proteobacteria) genomic DNA contains:
- a CDS encoding NnrU family protein — MLLLIAGLVLFLGTHAVSMARGPRAALVGRLGEGGFKGLYTTLSLLGFALIVYGFGAYRAAGMVPVWNPPFWMAHLTLLLTLPIFVLLAATNSGGVIHAAVKHPMLLAVKIWATAHLLANGDLGSILLFGGFLAWAVMARISLKRRAGVRLPPRPAGFTSRDWSALAVGLVLWFVFARWLHAWLIGVSAWPGRGA, encoded by the coding sequence ATGCTGCTTTTGATTGCCGGGCTCGTTCTGTTTCTCGGGACCCACGCCGTATCCATGGCGCGTGGACCCAGAGCCGCTCTGGTGGGCAGGCTCGGGGAAGGGGGCTTCAAGGGGCTTTACACCACGCTGTCGCTGTTGGGCTTCGCGCTCATCGTCTACGGTTTCGGCGCCTATCGTGCGGCCGGCATGGTTCCGGTCTGGAATCCGCCCTTCTGGATGGCACACCTGACTCTGCTGCTGACGCTGCCGATCTTCGTGCTGCTCGCGGCGACCAATTCTGGCGGCGTGATCCATGCCGCTGTCAAGCATCCCATGCTGCTGGCCGTAAAGATCTGGGCGACAGCGCATCTGCTCGCCAATGGCGATCTCGGGAGCATCCTGCTGTTTGGCGGCTTCCTTGCATGGGCGGTGATGGCGCGCATCTCGCTCAAGCGGAGGGCAGGGGTGAGGCTGCCGCCGCGCCCGGCCGGATTCACGAGCCGCGACTGGAGCGCGCTCGCCGTAGGGCTGGTGCTCTGGTTCGTGTTCGCCCGCTGGCTGCATGCCTGGCTGATCGGCGTGTCCGCTTGGCCGGGCAGGGGCGCCTGA
- the tgt gene encoding tRNA guanosine(34) transglycosylase Tgt, with protein sequence MAGEIPFGLHIRATDGAARTGEIRMPRGVIRTPAFMPVGTAATVKGMYPEQVKALGADVVLGNTYHLMLRPSAERIARLGGLHAFMNWPHPILTDSGGFQVMSLAQLRKISEQGVVFQSHIDGSKHEMSPERSIEIQNLLGSDIVMQLDECVALPAEDKVAEKAMQLSLRWAERCQRAFGDHPGRALFAIVQGGASVPLREESARTLAAMDFKGYAIGGLAVGEPQDVMLAMIEAVEPHLPQPKPRYLMGVGTPDDICEAVRRGVDMFDCVMPTRAGRHGQIFTRFGRMNLRNAKFAEDNRPVDAASGSAAANSYSRAYLHHLVKADEMLGKMLLTAVNLAYYQDLMAGLRAAIAAGRLDDFIARTKEGWARGES encoded by the coding sequence ATGGCAGGCGAGATCCCGTTCGGGCTGCATATCCGCGCAACCGACGGCGCGGCACGCACGGGCGAGATCCGCATGCCGCGCGGCGTCATCCGCACGCCGGCATTCATGCCGGTGGGCACCGCCGCCACGGTCAAGGGCATGTACCCGGAGCAGGTCAAGGCTCTCGGCGCCGATGTTGTCCTGGGCAACACCTACCACCTGATGCTGCGCCCGAGCGCGGAGCGCATCGCGCGGCTTGGTGGTCTCCATGCCTTCATGAACTGGCCCCATCCGATCCTCACGGATTCTGGCGGGTTTCAGGTCATGTCGCTGGCGCAGCTGCGCAAGATCAGTGAGCAGGGCGTCGTTTTCCAATCGCACATCGATGGCTCGAAGCATGAGATGAGCCCTGAGCGGTCCATCGAAATCCAGAACCTTCTGGGCTCCGACATCGTGATGCAGCTCGACGAATGCGTGGCGTTGCCGGCCGAGGACAAGGTGGCGGAAAAGGCGATGCAGCTTTCGCTGCGCTGGGCCGAGCGCTGCCAGCGGGCCTTCGGCGACCATCCGGGCAGGGCGCTGTTCGCCATCGTGCAGGGCGGCGCTTCGGTTCCCCTGCGGGAAGAGAGCGCGCGCACCCTCGCCGCCATGGACTTCAAGGGCTACGCCATTGGCGGACTTGCCGTGGGCGAGCCGCAGGATGTGATGCTGGCCATGATCGAAGCGGTGGAGCCCCATCTGCCGCAGCCCAAGCCGCGCTATCTCATGGGCGTCGGCACGCCCGACGACATCTGCGAGGCCGTGCGCCGCGGCGTCGACATGTTCGATTGCGTGATGCCGACCCGCGCCGGGCGGCATGGCCAGATCTTCACGCGGTTTGGCCGGATGAACCTCCGGAACGCGAAGTTCGCCGAGGATAACAGGCCTGTCGACGCAGCCTCGGGCAGCGCTGCCGCCAACAGCTACAGCCGGGCCTATCTGCACCATCTGGTGAAGGCCGACGAGATGCTCGGCAAGATGCTGCTGACCGCCGTCAATCTCGCTTACTATCAGGACCTGATGGCAGGCTTGCGCGCCGCCATCGCCGCCGGCAGGCTTGATGACTTCATCGCCAGGACCAAGGAGGGATGGGCGAGAGGGGAAAGCTGA